A genome region from Macrotis lagotis isolate mMagLag1 chromosome 4, bilby.v1.9.chrom.fasta, whole genome shotgun sequence includes the following:
- the ANG gene encoding angiogenin produces the protein MVIFLKGMGPLLLFFILGLWLVSPSLVQENDRERHFLTQHFDAKPKGRDDKYCAKIMRQRGLTQPCKERNTFIHGDYPSIKAICGDKAGNPYEEGRFRISKSPFQITICEHRGGSARSRCKYRATSNFRYIVIACEHGLPVHLDHTIIAN, from the coding sequence ATGGTGATATTTCTGAAGGGCATGGGCCCTCTTTTGCTGTTCTTCATCCTGGGGCTCTGGCTGGTTTCACCTTCTTTGGTACAAGAAAATGACAGGGAGAGACACTTCTTGACTCAGCATTTTGACGCCAAACCAAAGGGTCGGGATGACAAGTACTGTGCAAAAATCATGAGACAGAGGGGTTTGACCCAGCCCTGCAAGGAACGGAATACATTCATCCATGGTGATTATCCCAGCATCAAGGCTATCTGTGGAGATAAAGCTGGGAATCCCTATGAAGAGGGGAGGTTTAGGATAAGCAAGTCGCCCTTTCAGATCACCATCTGTGAACATCGAGGAGGGTCTGCAAGATCTCGCTGCAAGTATAGGGCCACCTCCAACTTCAGATATATTGTCATTGCCTGTGAGCATGGCTTACCTGTCCACCTTGACCATACTATCATTGCAAATTAA